One Peptococcus niger genomic window carries:
- the secY gene encoding preprotein translocase subunit SecY gives MLETLNQAVRTPEMRKKITFTLIMFLIFRIGTHIPVPGFDKAAIDQLVNQAKLLGFFDIISGGGFRNISIFAMSITPYINASIIMQLMTVVSPRIEAMAKDDRKKMVEWTRYLTVILGFIQAVGMTLGLLRRAVIAQGPFSLIVIAVTFTAGTACLMWIGELITEKGIGNGISLIIFAGIVSKIPHGISTLYEYVQGGPIRILFVFFFLIIALLIIMGIIVVNQGERRVPVQYAKRVVGRKVYGGQSTHIPIKVNSAGVIPVIFAMSIMMLPSTVATFFPKSAVANFISQNLSVNSIGYNILYALLILFFTYFYSSITFNPIDVSDNIRRNGGFIPGLRPGRPTSEYIMRVMSRITLFGAIFLAAIAVLPAIIFGATGMNLYFGGTSLLIVVGVALDTMKQIESNMLMRNYQGFMK, from the coding sequence ATGCTTGAGACGTTAAATCAGGCGGTGCGCACCCCTGAGATGCGCAAAAAGATTACCTTCACCTTGATTATGTTTTTGATTTTCCGCATTGGGACCCACATCCCGGTGCCGGGATTTGATAAGGCAGCCATTGATCAACTGGTCAACCAAGCCAAGCTTTTAGGCTTTTTTGATATCATTTCCGGGGGCGGTTTCCGCAACATCTCCATTTTTGCGATGAGTATCACCCCCTACATCAACGCATCCATCATCATGCAGTTGATGACCGTCGTTAGCCCACGGATTGAAGCCATGGCTAAAGACGACCGCAAAAAAATGGTGGAATGGACTCGTTACCTGACCGTTATCCTGGGCTTTATCCAAGCCGTCGGGATGACTTTAGGGCTTTTGCGTAGAGCCGTTATCGCTCAAGGTCCTTTTTCCCTCATTGTTATCGCCGTTACCTTTACTGCAGGGACTGCCTGCCTCATGTGGATCGGCGAACTCATTACTGAAAAAGGCATCGGCAACGGGATTTCACTCATCATCTTTGCCGGTATCGTTTCTAAGATCCCCCACGGGATCAGCACCCTTTATGAATATGTGCAAGGCGGTCCCATCCGCATCTTGTTCGTATTCTTCTTCCTGATCATTGCCTTGCTCATCATCATGGGCATTATTGTGGTCAACCAGGGTGAACGGCGTGTCCCTGTGCAATACGCCAAGCGAGTCGTTGGCCGCAAGGTTTACGGTGGTCAGTCTACCCATATTCCCATTAAAGTGAACTCTGCCGGGGTTATCCCCGTTATTTTCGCCATGAGCATTATGATGCTGCCCAGCACTGTAGCAACCTTCTTCCCAAAAAGTGCGGTTGCCAACTTTATCAGCCAAAACCTGAGTGTTAACAGCATCGGCTATAACATTTTATATGCGCTCCTCATCCTATTCTTCACCTACTTCTACAGCTCCATCACCTTCAATCCGATTGACGTCAGCGATAACATTCGCCGTAATGGCGGCTTTATCCCCGGCTTGCGTCCGGGCCGTCCCACGTCTGAATACATCATGCGTGTGATGTCGCGCATTACCTTGTTTGGCGCCATTTTCCTGGCTGCCATCGCTGTATTGCCGGCCATCATCTTCGGAGCGACCGGGATGAACCTGTACTTCGGTGGGACGTCGCTTCTCATTGTGGTCGGTGTTGCTCTGGATACCATGAAGCAAATTGAGTCCAATATGCTCATGCGCAACTATCAGGGCTTTATGAAGTAA
- a CDS encoding adenylate kinase encodes MQILLMGPPGAGKGTQAEFLTDAYKIPHISTGDMFRKAQADGTALGLEAKRYMEAGDLVPDEVTIGIVRERLAEADCKKGFLLDGFPRTVAQAEALKGILSDLNMQLDAALNIDVAEEELIKRLTGRRICKTCGATYHTVFNPPQKADVCDKDGGPLYQRKDDTVETAKNRLSVYTGQTQPLIDYYQKEGVLVAINGQQDVSAVTADIKKALEVCR; translated from the coding sequence ATGCAAATTTTACTCATGGGACCTCCCGGTGCCGGGAAAGGCACCCAAGCTGAATTTTTGACAGACGCTTACAAGATTCCGCATATTTCCACCGGCGATATGTTCCGCAAGGCACAGGCCGACGGGACCGCTCTAGGTCTTGAGGCCAAACGCTATATGGAAGCCGGCGATTTGGTGCCTGATGAAGTTACCATCGGCATTGTTCGCGAACGTCTTGCCGAAGCCGATTGCAAAAAAGGCTTCCTCTTAGACGGCTTTCCGCGGACCGTTGCCCAAGCGGAAGCCCTTAAGGGCATCTTAAGCGACCTGAATATGCAGCTCGATGCCGCATTAAACATCGACGTTGCTGAAGAAGAGCTGATCAAACGGCTGACCGGCCGTCGCATTTGCAAAACATGCGGCGCCACCTATCACACCGTTTTCAACCCACCGCAAAAAGCGGATGTGTGTGATAAAGATGGCGGTCCCTTATACCAACGTAAAGACGATACCGTTGAAACGGCAAAAAACCGTTTGTCCGTCTATACCGGTCAAACCCAGCCGCTGATTGACTACTACCAAAAAGAAGGCGTTTTGGTAGCAATCAACGGTCAACAAGACGTTTCTGCCGTTACTGCGGATATTAAAAAAGCTCTTGAGGTCTGCCGATGA
- the map gene encoding type I methionyl aminopeptidase: MITIKSEREIALMREAGRIVAETHALLRESLKPGISTLELDTIAEQYIRSKGAVPSFKNYNGFPGSICASINEVVVHGIPSEDIIVQDGDIISFDVGAILDGYHGDAARTVPCGNVDQDALDLIEVTRASLDEGLKFAREGYRLSDIGHAIQAYCESRGYGVVRDYCGHGIGTSMHEDPQIPNYGRPGRGVRLKEGMCLAIEPMITEGTWEVTVQSDGWTVITKDGKRAAHHENTIALTADGPVILTAL; this comes from the coding sequence ATGATCACCATCAAATCCGAACGCGAAATTGCGCTCATGCGTGAAGCCGGCCGCATTGTGGCTGAGACACACGCCCTTTTGCGCGAATCCTTAAAGCCCGGCATCAGCACCCTTGAATTGGATACCATTGCCGAACAATACATTCGCAGCAAGGGTGCCGTACCGTCCTTTAAGAATTACAACGGCTTTCCCGGCAGCATCTGTGCCTCCATTAACGAGGTGGTCGTTCACGGTATTCCAAGTGAAGACATCATCGTCCAAGACGGCGATATCATCAGCTTTGATGTTGGCGCCATCTTAGACGGCTATCATGGCGATGCGGCAAGAACTGTTCCATGCGGAAATGTCGATCAAGACGCCCTGGACCTTATTGAGGTCACCCGTGCGTCATTAGATGAAGGATTGAAGTTTGCCCGTGAAGGCTACCGCTTGTCGGATATCGGGCACGCCATTCAGGCCTACTGTGAAAGCCGCGGCTACGGCGTGGTTCGCGATTATTGCGGCCACGGCATTGGCACCAGTATGCATGAAGACCCGCAGATTCCCAATTATGGGCGTCCGGGACGTGGCGTGCGCCTCAAAGAAGGCATGTGCCTGGCCATAGAGCCGATGATTACCGAAGGCACTTGGGAAGTGACCGTCCAGTCTGACGGCTGGACCGTTATAACCAAGGACGGCAAACGAGCCGCTCATCATGAGAACACCATCGCCTTAACGGCTGACGGACCCGTTATCTTAACGGCGCTATGA
- the infA gene encoding translation initiation factor IF-1: MSKDVIEVQGTVLEALPNAMFQVELENGHTVLAHISGKIRMNFIKILPGDRVTVELSPYDLSRGRITYRFK, from the coding sequence ATGAGTAAAGACGTCATCGAAGTTCAAGGAACTGTCCTTGAAGCTTTACCCAACGCCATGTTTCAAGTGGAACTTGAAAACGGGCACACGGTATTGGCGCATATCAGCGGCAAAATCCGCATGAACTTTATAAAAATCCTTCCGGGGGACCGGGTAACTGTGGAGCTTTCTCCTTACGACCTATCTCGCGGTCGGATCACCTACCGTTTCAAATAG
- the rpmJ gene encoding 50S ribosomal protein L36 translates to MKVRASVKPMCEKCKIIKRKGRVMVICNNKKHKQVQG, encoded by the coding sequence ATGAAAGTGAGAGCATCTGTAAAACCGATGTGTGAAAAATGCAAGATCATCAAACGCAAAGGTCGCGTAATGGTCATCTGCAACAATAAAAAACACAAACAAGTCCAAGGCTAA
- the rpsM gene encoding 30S ribosomal protein S13, which yields MARISGVDLPRDKRIVVGLTYIYGIGRSTANQIIAQTGINPDVRVRDLTDEDEAKLREAVSELTVEGDLRRETNLNIKRLTEIGCYRGIRHRKGLPVRGQKTKTNARTRKGKVRTAAGKRKK from the coding sequence ATGGCAAGAATTTCAGGTGTCGACCTGCCCAGAGACAAACGCATTGTTGTAGGGCTCACCTATATTTACGGCATTGGTCGTTCCACTGCCAACCAAATCATCGCGCAAACCGGCATCAATCCCGATGTACGTGTGCGCGACTTAACCGATGAAGATGAAGCAAAACTGCGCGAAGCCGTCTCCGAACTTACCGTTGAAGGGGACTTGCGTCGTGAAACCAACTTAAATATCAAACGTTTGACGGAAATCGGCTGCTATCGCGGCATTCGTCATCGTAAAGGCCTGCCGGTGCGCGGTCAAAAAACCAAAACCAATGCACGGACCCGCAAGGGTAAAGTGCGTACAGCTGCCGGTAAACGTAAAAAGTAA
- the rpsK gene encoding 30S ribosomal protein S11: MAKQQRRSSRGRRKDRKTVERGVAHIKSSFNNTIVTISDTQGNALSWASAGGMGFRGSRKSTPFAAQVAAETAAKAAMEYGLKEIECMVKGPGSGREAAIRALQAAGLEVSMIKDVTPIPHNGCRPPKRRRV, from the coding sequence TTGGCTAAACAACAGAGAAGAAGTTCTCGCGGACGTCGCAAAGACCGCAAAACAGTTGAACGCGGCGTAGCGCATATCAAGAGTTCTTTTAATAACACCATTGTCACCATCAGCGACACCCAAGGCAATGCCCTGAGCTGGGCATCCGCCGGCGGCATGGGCTTCCGCGGCTCCAGAAAGAGCACACCCTTTGCTGCACAAGTTGCCGCTGAAACCGCTGCAAAAGCCGCCATGGAATACGGCTTAAAAGAAATTGAATGCATGGTCAAAGGCCCCGGCTCCGGCCGTGAAGCCGCCATTCGTGCCCTGCAGGCAGCAGGTCTCGAAGTCAGCATGATTAAGGACGTCACCCCGATTCCGCACAACGGTTGCCGTCCGCCGAAACGCAGAAGAGTGTAA
- the rpsD gene encoding 30S ribosomal protein S4 — protein sequence MARNREPIVKRCRALGISPAYLGYSKSSKRVPSRGRKKLSEYGMQLQEKQKAKFIYGVMEKPFINYYKKANRMSGMTGENLIILLEKRLDNIVWRAGFAKTRREARQMVVHNHFTVNGKKANIPSMEMSVGDVIELKDKSAQSPHFKAHVDALGVVAPPAWLQLDTNNRSVAVVAEPTREEIDIPVDEQMIVELYSK from the coding sequence ATGGCAAGAAACAGAGAACCCATCGTTAAGCGTTGCCGCGCTCTGGGGATTTCCCCGGCCTATCTGGGCTACAGCAAATCCTCCAAACGCGTTCCGTCACGTGGCCGCAAAAAATTGAGCGAATACGGCATGCAGCTGCAAGAAAAGCAAAAAGCTAAATTTATCTATGGGGTTATGGAAAAACCGTTCATCAACTACTACAAAAAAGCCAATCGTATGAGCGGCATGACCGGTGAAAACCTCATCATTCTCTTGGAAAAACGTTTGGACAACATCGTCTGGCGTGCCGGCTTTGCCAAAACTCGCCGGGAAGCCCGTCAAATGGTTGTACACAATCATTTCACCGTCAACGGCAAAAAAGCCAATATTCCTTCCATGGAAATGTCCGTCGGCGACGTGATTGAACTCAAAGACAAGAGCGCCCAATCTCCTCACTTTAAAGCACATGTGGACGCACTCGGTGTCGTAGCACCGCCGGCTTGGCTTCAATTAGATACCAATAACCGTTCCGTAGCGGTTGTTGCAGAGCCGACCCGTGAAGAAATCGACATTCCTGTTGATGAACAGATGATCGTCGAGCTCTACAGCAAGTAA
- a CDS encoding DNA-directed RNA polymerase subunit alpha encodes MIEFDKFGIEERKTPESGDCYGEFVIEPLEHGFGVTLGNALRRILLSSIPGAAVTSVKIDGVLHEFSTVPGVKEDVAEIILNIKQLALKCDHDEAQTIIINATEEGEVTGADILTTEAVEVINKDLHIATMDKDSRLYIEMVVETGNGYVSAEKNKSKNDELPIGTIPIDSIYTPVHKVNFSVEDTRVGQDTEKDRLMLTIGTNGNLTPTEALSWAARILTDHLEPFIKLKEGMEDTAIMIEKEEEEKDKVLDMTIEELDLSVRSYNCLKRAGINTVLELTQKTKDEMMKVRNLGKKSLEEVTEKMGALGLSLKSNDE; translated from the coding sequence ATGATTGAATTTGACAAGTTTGGAATCGAAGAACGCAAAACACCTGAGTCCGGCGATTGCTATGGCGAATTTGTCATTGAACCGTTGGAACACGGTTTCGGCGTCACCCTAGGCAACGCCCTCAGACGTATTTTGCTCTCCTCTATTCCGGGAGCTGCCGTCACTTCTGTCAAAATTGACGGTGTCCTACACGAATTTTCGACGGTGCCCGGTGTCAAGGAAGACGTTGCCGAAATCATTTTAAACATCAAGCAGCTGGCTTTAAAATGTGACCACGATGAAGCTCAGACCATCATCATTAACGCCACAGAAGAAGGCGAAGTGACCGGTGCTGACATTCTCACGACAGAAGCCGTGGAAGTAATCAATAAAGATTTACACATCGCCACCATGGACAAAGACAGCCGCCTGTACATTGAAATGGTCGTTGAAACCGGCAACGGATATGTGTCTGCTGAAAAGAACAAGAGCAAAAACGATGAATTGCCCATTGGGACCATTCCCATCGATTCCATCTATACGCCGGTGCACAAAGTGAATTTTTCCGTCGAGGATACCCGTGTTGGCCAGGATACTGAAAAAGATCGCCTGATGCTCACCATTGGCACCAACGGCAACCTAACGCCGACAGAAGCCTTATCGTGGGCAGCACGCATCTTAACCGACCACCTTGAGCCGTTCATAAAGCTCAAAGAGGGCATGGAAGATACGGCCATCATGATTGAAAAAGAAGAAGAAGAGAAAGACAAAGTGCTGGACATGACCATTGAAGAGCTGGATCTCTCCGTGCGCAGCTACAACTGCCTCAAGCGAGCCGGCATCAATACAGTCCTTGAACTGACGCAAAAAACCAAGGATGAAATGATGAAAGTCAGAAACCTGGGTAAAAAATCGTTAGAAGAAGTGACTGAAAAAATGGGCGCACTTGGCCTCTCTCTCAAATCCAATGATGAGTAA
- the rplQ gene encoding 50S ribosomal protein L17, with protein MNHRKIGTDISHRRAILRNMTTSVLENGRVETTVPKAKEVRRQVEKMITLGKKGDLAAYRKAMAYLTDEDVVQKLFKEIAPGYEDRNGGYTRVLKSGFRRGDAAPLAIIELV; from the coding sequence ATGAATCATAGAAAAATCGGAACCGATATATCCCACCGTCGCGCCATCCTGCGCAATATGACCACCAGCGTTTTAGAAAACGGTCGTGTTGAAACCACCGTGCCTAAAGCCAAAGAAGTGCGTCGTCAGGTGGAAAAAATGATCACCCTCGGTAAAAAAGGCGACTTGGCTGCTTATCGTAAAGCCATGGCCTACCTGACCGATGAAGACGTGGTCCAGAAACTCTTTAAAGAAATCGCCCCGGGCTATGAAGATCGCAATGGTGGTTATACCCGTGTTTTAAAAAGCGGATTCCGCCGCGGTGATGCAGCGCCCTTGGCCATTATCGAACTGGTGTAA
- a CDS encoding amidohydrolase family protein — protein MTKKQRWKKLAAFFLSLTLVLSVSLPGTAAAAPSSDLTLYKGGDIITVNNQQPTAEAVLCQGDKIIAVGNLADLEAKAGSQARIIDLKGNTLIPGFYDAHSHFYKTGAERHTQVGLNAPPIGNINNMDKLVSALKSKAEISNPEEWIIGSRYDDGEMVEKRHPTADDLDKASTTNPIYITHFSGHNAVVNHKALEMAGITKDTPDPEGGQIGRDKDGNPNGQLWESAMNLVFKLVPSPTHQDQLDALAVASDIYAKAGITTVNEGNGLKWYNLYLDAVKNGYVKQHVNYWFNFNEVDDLSSLMKTVKNGSEMTKYTGENNMIAIGGMKAFEDGSPQLRTAYLTDPYYTPGEYEESWKAYPRMPREKLIELVVNAHQKGINRIYIHANGDAAIDDLLDAYEAVYQGVKDGTLRKPSAPMRHVVIHSQFSREEQYERMARIGAIPSFLIMHPYFLGDRHWDIYFGPERAARMSPTRDAVNQNLRFSLHSDAPVFPVDPLLMLQTAVTRQSYTGRDIFTTTYDKGSKYRSVDQRLTPAEALKALTLDAAYDNGEDKVAGSIEVGKRADLTILGANPLKIDPSKIKDIPVKATIVNGNPIYDPDNLFTSTKSPETNFKDVKGHWAAKDICRASQEKRISGLTSDRFAPDETMTRAMAVSILYRMANQPDVSQDNSFKDVKPGDWYAAPVSWAKATGVANGTGQNQFSPQATLTREEAAALLANYYQAQKANFSIAAIKAPTFVDTPSPWAKASVEWALQSELLKGMDTKYLAPQGPVTRAQWVVMTNRYLDRLEK, from the coding sequence ATGACGAAAAAGCAAAGATGGAAAAAGCTTGCCGCCTTTTTTCTCAGCCTTACCCTTGTGCTTAGTGTCAGCCTTCCCGGCACTGCAGCAGCTGCTCCTAGCAGTGACCTAACACTTTATAAGGGTGGTGACATCATTACTGTCAACAACCAGCAACCAACAGCTGAAGCTGTTCTCTGCCAAGGAGACAAGATTATTGCTGTCGGAAACCTAGCTGATTTGGAAGCCAAAGCTGGTTCTCAAGCACGAATTATTGATTTAAAGGGAAATACGCTGATTCCTGGCTTCTATGATGCCCATAGCCATTTCTATAAAACTGGCGCAGAACGACATACTCAAGTCGGACTCAATGCCCCTCCCATCGGTAACATTAATAATATGGATAAACTGGTCTCCGCCTTAAAAAGCAAGGCTGAGATATCAAATCCCGAGGAATGGATTATAGGAAGTCGGTATGATGATGGTGAAATGGTCGAAAAGCGTCATCCAACAGCTGATGATTTAGATAAGGCTTCCACCACTAACCCCATCTATATCACACATTTTTCTGGTCATAATGCAGTAGTTAATCACAAAGCTCTAGAAATGGCTGGAATTACCAAAGACACTCCAGATCCAGAAGGAGGGCAAATTGGTCGAGATAAAGACGGTAATCCCAACGGCCAGCTTTGGGAAAGCGCCATGAACCTTGTGTTTAAACTTGTTCCATCACCTACTCATCAGGATCAACTTGACGCGCTAGCCGTTGCCAGCGATATCTATGCAAAGGCCGGCATCACTACCGTGAATGAAGGTAATGGTCTCAAGTGGTATAATCTTTACCTTGATGCTGTTAAAAACGGCTATGTAAAGCAACACGTAAATTATTGGTTTAACTTCAATGAGGTAGATGATCTCTCATCTCTAATGAAAACCGTTAAAAATGGTAGCGAGATGACAAAATATACTGGGGAAAATAATATGATTGCTATTGGAGGGATGAAAGCTTTCGAGGATGGCTCTCCGCAATTAAGAACGGCCTATCTAACCGATCCCTATTATACACCAGGGGAATATGAAGAAAGCTGGAAAGCTTATCCAAGAATGCCCAGAGAAAAACTTATTGAACTTGTTGTGAACGCCCACCAAAAAGGCATCAATCGAATTTATATTCATGCTAATGGAGATGCGGCTATTGATGATCTTCTTGATGCCTATGAAGCTGTCTATCAAGGTGTCAAAGATGGTACTTTGCGCAAGCCTTCGGCACCGATGCGCCACGTAGTGATTCATAGTCAGTTTTCTAGAGAAGAACAGTATGAACGAATGGCCCGTATTGGAGCAATCCCTTCCTTTTTGATTATGCACCCTTATTTTCTTGGAGATCGCCATTGGGATATCTATTTTGGTCCGGAGCGAGCTGCACGTATGAGCCCAACTCGGGATGCCGTTAACCAAAATCTACGCTTTAGCCTCCACAGCGATGCACCAGTATTCCCTGTTGACCCTCTCCTGATGTTGCAAACCGCTGTAACGCGTCAGTCTTATACCGGTCGCGATATTTTTACCACGACCTATGATAAAGGGAGCAAATACCGTTCTGTAGACCAACGACTTACACCGGCTGAGGCTCTCAAAGCCCTGACGCTAGATGCTGCTTACGATAATGGTGAAGACAAAGTGGCGGGTTCTATAGAGGTGGGAAAACGGGCCGATCTAACCATCTTGGGAGCCAACCCCTTAAAAATCGATCCGTCCAAAATCAAAGATATTCCTGTCAAAGCTACGATTGTAAACGGAAATCCCATCTACGATCCTGATAATCTCTTTACCAGTACCAAATCACCTGAAACAAACTTTAAAGATGTAAAAGGACATTGGGCAGCTAAAGACATCTGTCGCGCCAGCCAAGAAAAACGGATTTCCGGCCTAACATCAGACCGCTTCGCTCCAGATGAGACAATGACTAGGGCTATGGCCGTAAGTATTTTATATCGTATGGCTAATCAACCTGACGTCAGCCAAGACAATTCTTTTAAAGATGTCAAGCCTGGGGATTGGTATGCCGCACCTGTTTCCTGGGCTAAAGCAACAGGGGTTGCTAATGGCACAGGACAAAACCAGTTTTCGCCACAGGCAACTTTAACTCGAGAAGAAGCGGCAGCTCTTCTAGCCAATTACTACCAAGCTCAAAAGGCAAACTTTTCTATTGCAGCAATAAAGGCACCCACTTTTGTTGATACTCCCTCTCCTTGGGCAAAAGCTTCGGTCGAGTGGGCCCTTCAATCTGAACTTCTGAAAGGCATGGATACAAAATATCTTGCCCCGCAAGGGCCGGTCACTCGTGCTCAATGGGTTGTGATGACCAATCGCTACCTGGATAGATTAGAAAAATAG
- a CDS encoding copper amine oxidase N-terminal domain-containing protein, whose amino-acid sequence MKRRLTKVFVFFMALAFCLPSYCYAVEININGQCLATDTEPVIENSRVFVPARVIAENLGASVAYNAQDRTVDMDRGDTHIHITIGSPDLWFSDKEKSGPISLDTPAFIKNNRTMLPVRAISELFGMQVDWDAPTQTVLIWENAPSQVLRIDGNPVGDEVVQRLTKMGVIPSSEYFTEASYMTTTVPPDQEEEGYFVTVRRTNPYDNNLVELVGHYFINFQGTLFMKYNVESDIFEVIC is encoded by the coding sequence GTGAAAAGACGATTGACGAAGGTATTCGTGTTCTTTATGGCATTGGCCTTTTGCCTACCAAGCTATTGCTATGCTGTGGAGATTAACATTAACGGCCAATGTCTAGCCACGGACACAGAACCGGTGATAGAAAATTCACGGGTCTTTGTTCCGGCTCGGGTTATTGCAGAAAATTTGGGGGCAAGTGTTGCCTACAATGCACAAGACAGGACCGTCGATATGGACAGGGGGGATACACATATCCATATCACCATCGGCAGCCCGGATCTTTGGTTTTCTGACAAAGAAAAGTCCGGCCCCATCAGCTTAGACACGCCGGCATTTATAAAAAATAACCGGACCATGTTGCCGGTTCGGGCTATATCTGAACTGTTCGGTATGCAAGTTGATTGGGATGCGCCAACGCAAACCGTACTGATATGGGAGAATGCCCCTAGCCAGGTGCTTAGAATTGATGGGAACCCTGTAGGGGACGAAGTCGTACAGCGGTTAACCAAGATGGGCGTGATACCATCCAGTGAGTATTTTACAGAAGCCTCTTATATGACAACAACAGTTCCACCGGACCAAGAAGAAGAGGGCTATTTTGTTACCGTGAGAAGAACCAACCCCTATGACAATAACTTGGTCGAGTTGGTCGGTCACTATTTTATCAATTTTCAGGGGACCCTTTTCATGAAGTATAATGTTGAATCGGATATATTCGAGGTCATTTGTTAG
- a CDS encoding response regulator transcription factor, whose translation MSYKIMIVDDQSVSRQMFELYIDRSPNYEVIYSLDTAMFADTYILKAKPDLIIMDILMQDTSNGLEAAEKIKKINPQIKIIAVTSMPEVSWMEKAKAIGIESFWYKEASEESILNIIERTLAGESIYPEETPVVQLGLAKSTEFTPKEIQVLRFLTTGAVNEEIAEKMVISSNTVKTHIQHLMQKTGFKSRTQLAIQARLSGLVIEDE comes from the coding sequence ATGAGCTACAAAATCATGATCGTTGATGACCAGTCCGTTTCCCGGCAAATGTTTGAGCTTTACATTGACCGGTCACCAAATTATGAGGTCATCTACAGCCTTGATACCGCCATGTTTGCGGACACCTATATCTTAAAAGCCAAGCCGGACCTGATTATTATGGATATTCTCATGCAAGATACCTCTAACGGCCTGGAAGCGGCTGAAAAAATAAAAAAGATCAACCCCCAGATTAAAATTATTGCCGTCACCAGCATGCCTGAAGTCTCCTGGATGGAGAAGGCCAAAGCCATCGGTATCGAAAGTTTCTGGTACAAAGAAGCCTCTGAAGAAAGCATTTTAAACATTATAGAGCGAACCCTGGCCGGTGAATCCATCTACCCGGAAGAAACCCCGGTTGTCCAGTTGGGGCTGGCCAAGTCGACTGAATTTACCCCGAAAGAAATTCAAGTGCTTCGCTTTCTGACCACCGGCGCCGTCAATGAAGAAATTGCCGAAAAGATGGTCATCTCTTCAAACACGGTAAAAACCCATATCCAGCACCTCATGCAAAAAACCGGCTTTAAGAGCCGGACCCAATTGGCCATTCAAGCCCGGCTAAGCGGCCTGGTCATTGAAGATGAGTAA